In the Granulosicoccus antarcticus IMCC3135 genome, TTCGGCCATACCGGCCAACTGAGCCGCTCTCCAGCGACGCTCGCCAGCCACAAGCTCAAAAGCGCCCGCAAAGGGTCGCACGATAATTGGCTGAATCAACCCTTCTGCCTTGATGGAGTCTGCCAGTTCCTGCAACAACTCCTGGTCGAACAGACGTCTTGGCTGGTAACTACCACGCCGAATCTGATCAACGCCGACCATACGGAAGCGATCACTGGTACCTGCAACCGTGACATCAGGCTGTGTTGCCGCAACTTCCGACTTTTCGGTCGCTGGCACAGATGCCTTAGCGTTCGATTCCGGAGCCGAAAACATATCAACGGTAGGTTGTGATTGTCCCGACTGAGCTTTGCTTCCTGCAGTGTTTACGCTTTCAGACTGCTTGACTGCATCGGAGTTGATGTCCTGTGCCGGGCCTTGCGCAGCTGCTGGCGACTGAGCTGCCTCAACCGTCTTCTGAGTCGGCTCATCAACAGGTGCGACCGGCTTTTGTGCAGGTTCTGACTGATTTGCCGGCGACTCTGTGGGCTTGCTGGCTCTTTCGCGACTGGAACCACCTAACAAGGCATCCAGATTGCGGCCCATGCGGGGTCGTTTAGCCATCGGCAGATTCGGTATCAGGTGTCACAGTCGGTGGAATGTTGGCCGATTGCACAGAGTCTTTGTGTTTTTCGTCCTGCTCGCCTGCATTCCCGGACTGATCGGGCATGCCGATATCCAGATGCTCGGCGTCAGCAAGCGGTGCTTCAACAACATCACCATCGACCGGCTTCTGAGGCGACTCCTGGTGCTCAGCAGCAGGCAATTCCGCGGCGGAGTCAACAACCGGCTCGCCTTCTGATGCTTCTGATGCTTCCAGTACTTCCGCTGGATCTACAACTGCTGCCGCAACAGGCTCAGCAGCGGCAGCCTTCGCTGCCCGACTTAACTGGCGCAGTATTTCACCAGCCAGCGCCAGGTAGGCCAGAGCGCCACGCGAGGTACGGTCGTACTGCATGATGGAAATACCGTGGCTCGGCGCCTCGGCCAGCCGCACGTTACGTGGCACGACCGTGCGAAAAACCTGATCGCCAAAATGCTGAATCAACTGTGCAGACACCTCGATACCCAGACGGTTGCGACCGTCGTACATGGTGCGTAGCAAACCTTCGATAGCCAGATCCGGATTAACGCTTTCACGTACTCCTTCAATGGTCTCAAGCAAGGCTGACAAACCTTCCAGCGCATAATATTCGCACTGAACAGGGACCAACACGCTGTCCGATGCGACAAATGCATTCAGTGTAAGGATGTTGAGCGAAGGTGGGCAATCAATGAGAATGAAGTCATAGTCATCTCTGACGACTTCCAGAGCCTGGTGCAGACGCTGTTCACGCTGCTCCATGTTCATCAGCTCCACCTCAGCCGCTGTCAGATCCGAATTGGCCGGCAACACATCACAGCCATTTTCAGGAGACTTCTGTGCTGCCTCCTTGACCGACATTCCGTCGACCAGCACCTCGAATATTCCGGCTTCGACTTCATACTTGTCGATACCGCAACCCATGGTTGCATTTCCCTGAGGATCCAGATCAATCAACAAGACCCGTTTCTGCATGCTGGCAAGTGCAGCAGACAGATTAACAGTCGTGGTGGTTTTTCCAACTCCGCCTTTCTGGTTGGCTACGGCGATAATTCGGCTCATTGGCGCAGTGTAATCCATTATCCGTGCTGTCGTCGGCACAGTGCGACATGTCTTGCCGAATCTGTGCCGGGAACGTCAACCTGAACAAGTTCTGACAAGGTATAAGCGGAGCCCAGGGACACTGGTAAACGTTCGGCATGACCCAGCATTACTGCGACAAGGCCATCTGGTGCACATAAAGGCTCGGCCACTTTCAGAAAGTCGACAGGCGCCGTGAAGGCTCTGGACAAGACCATATGAGCAGAATCTGTCACGTTTTCTACACGATCATGCAAAACGGTGACGTTACGCACGCCAAGTTCCATTAATGCCTGTTGCTGAAACCGTATTTTTTTGCCATTGGACTCGATCGACAAAAACCGAAGATCCGGTCGCACCAGCGCCAACGGCAATACCGGCAACCCCGCCCCAGTACCGATATCCATGACGTCGTACTGCGAATCGTCGGCAGCGCTGCTCGCTGGCAGCCAGCGACTCATGATCAGACTATCCAGCAAATGTCGATCTACCATGGTCAACGGATCACGAACCGCCGTCAGGTTGTACACCTTGTTCCATTTCGACAACAAGGCAACCAGCGACACCAGCTGCAAGCGCTGACTGGCCGGTATCTCTGGCACACCAAAGCCTGCCAGCTGCTGCAGACCACGCTCCAGAGCTTCGTTCAATTCACTTTCAGCAATCACAGGCAATTCGTCAGGAAGGTTTCAGGCACTTTTTTTCAGTGATTGTTTTTTAAGATGTACCAGCAGCAAAGAGATAGCTGCCGGTGTTACACCCGAAATGCGTGAGGCCTGGCCGATGGTGCCCGGGCGATGCTCGGTAAACTTCTGTCGCACCTCATTGGATAAACCACCAACCGTTGCGTAATCGAGCGAGTCTGACAGAACGATATCTTGTTGCGTCAGGGTCTTGTCGATGTCGGCCTGCTGGCGATCCAGATACCCGGCGTACTTGCCCTGAATCTCAACCTGATCGATGACTTGCGCAGGCAAGCTAGCCAAATCAGGTGACACGATTTCCAGTAACTGAGCCAGTCTGACTTCCGGCATCTTCAGTAAATCAGTCAATCGCCTCTCACGTGACAGGCTCAAACCGGTGTGTTCATTCAAGGCAGCAGCTTCTGGCGTGTCCTTGCGCACCCACAAACCCTGCAGAGTTGCTTTCAAGGATTCCACTGCCTCGGCCTTCTCACTGAAAGCCTGCCAACGCGAATCATTGACCAGACCCATATGGCGACCCAACTCAGTCAGCCGCAAGTCGGCATTGTCTTCACGCAGCTTCAGACGATATTCAGCACGACTGGTAAACATGCGATACGGCTCACGCGTACCACGCGTAATAAGGTCATCAATCAGAACACCAATATAGGCTTCGTCGCGACGCGGCGTCCAGGCATCCAGACCCTTGACCTGACGGGCGGCATTGAGTCCGGCAATCAATCCCTGTGCGGCCGCTTCTTCGTAGCCGGTAGTGCCATTTATCTGCCCAGCGAAATACAAACCAGCCACGGTTTTGGTCTCAAGCGAGGCTCGCAAACCACGTGGATCGAAGAAATCGTATTCGATGGCATAGCCCGGGCGGGTGATATGCGCTTTTTCAAAGCCACGCATAGATTGCACATATTCGATCTGTACATCAAATGGCAGACTGGTTGAAATGCCATTGGGATAGACCTCATGGGTGTTCAGCCCTTCTGGCTCGATGAAGACCTGATGTGAGTCCTTATCGGCGAAGCGTACAACCTTGTCCTCGATGGACGGGCAGTACCGCGGACCGACACCTTCGATGTCACCCGAAAACAAGGGTGATCGGTGCAGATTGTTCTGAATGATGTCGTGTGTACGCTGATTGGTCTCGGTTATATGACAGTGAACCTGCTCGGGGTGATCATCCACGCTGCCAAGATAGGAAAACACCGGTCGCGGAGTATCACCGGGCTGAGCCTGCAGGGTGCTGTAATCAATAGTACGACCGTCAATACGTGGCGGCGTCCCTGTCTTGAGGCGCCCAGTCTCGAATGGCATTTCTCGCAATCGGTGCGCCAGCGTCATGGCAGGTGGATCACCCGCACGCCCACCGGCATGATTAGCTTCACCGACATGGATCTTGCCGGCCAGGAAAGTACCCACAGTCATGACAACGCTTCTTGCGTGGAAATGCACACCCAGCTGAGTAATGACACCCGTGACCTGCACCTCTGCAGAGCCTGCACCAGAAACGGGCGTCAGAATAAGATCATCGACCGCTTGCTGGAACAAAGTCAGATTGGGTTGATTTTCCAGAGTTTTGCGAATTGCTACCCGATACAGCTGCCGATCAGCCTGCGCACGGGTCGCCCGTACAGCGGGGCCCTTACGCGAATTGAGCGTGCGAAAATGGATACCGGCCTGATCTGCAGCCATACCCATGGCACCACCCAGTGCATCGATTTCCCGAACCAGATGCCCTTTGCCGATACCACCGATTGCCGGGTTACAGCTCATCTGACCCAGGGTGTCTATATTATGAGTCAGCAGCAATGTGCTGGCACCGGTCCGCGCTGCCGCCAATGCGGCCTCTGTGCCGGCATGACCACCACCGACCACGATCACGTCAAAGACTGTTGGGTACTGCATGTTGATACTCGCTCGCTACAGCATGCCATTATAGAGCTATGGGCACTGATTGAAAGTGTCGGGCGTGGATAGAACCTTGCCACAGGTCGCATTGACCCCTACTTTCAGTGCCATCAACCGACTATGTAGACTCAAACCTCGCTGCCAGCCCACCGGACAGCCAATTGTGACCCTACACTGCCTTCCCAGCACTGACATTACCGAGCTTCCAGCTACCGTGTCCAACTCCACAGAAAATCCTGAAACCCAGACAACTGCACCTGCAGAAAAATCTGCCTGGAAAACGCTTTCTGGCTTGTTGCCATTCATGGCACCTTACCGAGGCCGAGTCATCCTGGCAGGTTCGGCACTGCTGGTGGCCGCAGCGGCAACGCTCACCATACCGACAGCTTTCAGATTTCTGATTGATCGTGGCTTCAGCCTACCGGCAAACGTGGCCACGGATGCCTCTGCAAGCGCCACTGCAATGGCAGACTCGGGAATTGCGGCAGGGCAAGTGAACAGTGTTTTTCTGGGTTTGTTCGCGGTTGCATTGATACTCGCACTGGCAACGGCCCTTCGCTATTACTGCGTCTCCTGGCTGGGTGATCGCATCACAGCAGATTTGCGACAGGCCGTTTACTCCCAGGTACTTCGACAAGACCCGGTGTTCTTTGAAACACTGCGTACCGGTGAGGTGCAATCACGACTGTCCAGCGACACGACACTGATCCAGTCCCTGATCGGCTCCAGCATTTCACTGGGCCTGCGTAATTCCTTACTCTTTGTCGGCGCTCTGGGTTTGATGATCTGGACCAGCCCGCATCTGGCCAGCATCATCGTCGGACTGCTGGTCCTGGTGGTCGTCCCCATCATGGTTTTCGGACGCCGTGTACGCAAACTCTCCAAAGACAGTCAGGATAAGCTGGCCGATACCGGTGCACTTGCCAATGAAACCCTCAATGCCATGTCCACGGTACAAAGCTATGTCCGTGAAAACATGGAAAGTGATCGCTATTCTCAGGCCACCAATGCCGCCTTTGATAGCGCCATTCGTCGTAACCGTAATCGCTCCTATCTGACAGCCCTGGCGATTACGCTGATCTTTGGCATTATCGTATTCGTGCTGTGGCTCGGTGCGCAGGCAGTTATTGATGGCCGTATGTCACCCGGTTTGCTGACTCAATTCATGCTCTATGCCGCTTTGGTAGCAGGCTCTACCGGCGCACTGGCTGAAGTTCTGGGCGATGTTCAACGTGCCGCTGGTGCCACCGAACGACTGCTGGAACTACTGCATGCGCAACCTGCCATTGCCTCGGGCAAGCAATCTCTTGTCGCAAGCAGCACGGCTGATGTGGCAGGCCTTGGTGCGCGAGTGGACTTCAACAACGTCAATTTCAGCTACCCCAGTCGCCCTGGCGAGCAGGCCCTGGAAGAACTGAGCTTCACGATCGAACCTGGGCAGACCGTTGCCTTGGTTGGACCATCAGGCGCTGGCAAAACGACGGTCCTGCAATT is a window encoding:
- a CDS encoding ParB/RepB/Spo0J family partition protein, with amino-acid sequence MAKRPRMGRNLDALLGGSSRERASKPTESPANQSEPAQKPVAPVDEPTQKTVEAAQSPAAAQGPAQDINSDAVKQSESVNTAGSKAQSGQSQPTVDMFSAPESNAKASVPATEKSEVAATQPDVTVAGTSDRFRMVGVDQIRRGSYQPRRLFDQELLQELADSIKAEGLIQPIIVRPFAGAFELVAGERRWRAAQLAGMAEIPAIIRDMPDKSVAAVSVIENIQRKDLNPLEEAAAFERLCDEFGMTHKAVAESVGRSRASVTNLMRLLELHDEVKVLVDKGELEMGHARAILGAPRDRQHALAKEVIKNGLTVRAVEKMVREIAEEGSEAPTRKSAAIADPDIERLSKKLGEKLGAKVRIQHKSTGRGKLEINYASVAELQGILAHIK
- the rsmG gene encoding 16S rRNA (guanine(527)-N(7))-methyltransferase RsmG translates to MIAESELNEALERGLQQLAGFGVPEIPASQRLQLVSLVALLSKWNKVYNLTAVRDPLTMVDRHLLDSLIMSRWLPASSAADDSQYDVMDIGTGAGLPVLPLALVRPDLRFLSIESNGKKIRFQQQALMELGVRNVTVLHDRVENVTDSAHMVLSRAFTAPVDFLKVAEPLCAPDGLVAVMLGHAERLPVSLGSAYTLSELVQVDVPGTDSARHVALCRRQHG
- the mnmG gene encoding tRNA uridine-5-carboxymethylaminomethyl(34) synthesis enzyme MnmG, whose product is MQYPTVFDVIVVGGGHAGTEAALAAARTGASTLLLTHNIDTLGQMSCNPAIGGIGKGHLVREIDALGGAMGMAADQAGIHFRTLNSRKGPAVRATRAQADRQLYRVAIRKTLENQPNLTLFQQAVDDLILTPVSGAGSAEVQVTGVITQLGVHFHARSVVMTVGTFLAGKIHVGEANHAGGRAGDPPAMTLAHRLREMPFETGRLKTGTPPRIDGRTIDYSTLQAQPGDTPRPVFSYLGSVDDHPEQVHCHITETNQRTHDIIQNNLHRSPLFSGDIEGVGPRYCPSIEDKVVRFADKDSHQVFIEPEGLNTHEVYPNGISTSLPFDVQIEYVQSMRGFEKAHITRPGYAIEYDFFDPRGLRASLETKTVAGLYFAGQINGTTGYEEAAAQGLIAGLNAARQVKGLDAWTPRRDEAYIGVLIDDLITRGTREPYRMFTSRAEYRLKLREDNADLRLTELGRHMGLVNDSRWQAFSEKAEAVESLKATLQGLWVRKDTPEAAALNEHTGLSLSRERRLTDLLKMPEVRLAQLLEIVSPDLASLPAQVIDQVEIQGKYAGYLDRQQADIDKTLTQQDIVLSDSLDYATVGGLSNEVRQKFTEHRPGTIGQASRISGVTPAAISLLLVHLKKQSLKKSA
- a CDS encoding ABC transporter transmembrane domain-containing protein produces the protein MTLHCLPSTDITELPATVSNSTENPETQTTAPAEKSAWKTLSGLLPFMAPYRGRVILAGSALLVAAAATLTIPTAFRFLIDRGFSLPANVATDASASATAMADSGIAAGQVNSVFLGLFAVALILALATALRYYCVSWLGDRITADLRQAVYSQVLRQDPVFFETLRTGEVQSRLSSDTTLIQSLIGSSISLGLRNSLLFVGALGLMIWTSPHLASIIVGLLVLVVVPIMVFGRRVRKLSKDSQDKLADTGALANETLNAMSTVQSYVRENMESDRYSQATNAAFDSAIRRNRNRSYLTALAITLIFGIIVFVLWLGAQAVIDGRMSPGLLTQFMLYAALVAGSTGALAEVLGDVQRAAGATERLLELLHAQPAIASGKQSLVASSTADVAGLGARVDFNNVNFSYPSRPGEQALEELSFTIEPGQTVALVGPSGAGKTTVLQLLLRFYDPRSGSISLDNSAIDSLKLNELREAIGFVSQDSVVFSDDVYANLRYGKPDATDEEVRQAASDAQALDFIERLPDGFNTYLGEKGVRLSGGQRQRLSIARALLKNPPLLLLDEATSALDAESERKVQMALERAMSGRTTLVIAHRLATIVNADRILVMDEGRIIESGNHQELLAGNGLYAKLASMQFNAAEFHPAVEAVRVANSPC